One Bosea sp. 685 DNA segment encodes these proteins:
- the ppk2 gene encoding polyphosphate kinase 2 — protein MTNDLERIKAEIADSFDEELEMQLEEDRLDELVSEGLAPTGAMLDRKVYFRELFRLQHELVRLQDWIQYKKLKVVVLFEGRDSAGKGGVIKRVTQRLNPRICRVVALPAPSERERHQWYFQRYVQHLPTAGEMVLFDRSWYNRAGVERVMGFCTPDELDEFFRSVPDFEHMLVRSGIILIKYWFSITDEEQEFRFRMRIEDPLKQWKLSPMDMESRVHWEDYTRAKEDMLARTHTETAPWWVVQAVDKKRARLNCITHLLGQIPYESVPKSDIILPERVRNSDYSRHPVPPELYVPELY, from the coding sequence ATGACGAACGATCTGGAGCGCATTAAAGCCGAAATCGCAGACAGCTTCGACGAAGAGCTCGAGATGCAGCTCGAGGAGGACCGGCTCGACGAACTCGTCTCCGAGGGTTTGGCTCCGACGGGCGCAATGCTGGACCGCAAGGTTTATTTCCGCGAGCTGTTCCGGCTGCAGCATGAGCTCGTGCGGCTTCAGGACTGGATCCAGTATAAGAAGCTCAAGGTCGTCGTACTCTTCGAGGGACGTGACTCGGCTGGCAAGGGCGGCGTGATCAAGCGCGTCACCCAGCGGCTCAATCCGCGGATCTGCCGCGTTGTCGCCCTCCCGGCGCCCAGCGAGCGCGAGCGCCATCAATGGTACTTTCAGCGCTATGTGCAGCATTTGCCCACGGCCGGCGAAATGGTGCTGTTCGACCGCAGCTGGTACAACCGAGCCGGCGTCGAGCGCGTCATGGGCTTCTGCACCCCCGATGAACTCGACGAGTTCTTCCGCTCGGTTCCAGATTTCGAGCATATGCTCGTGCGATCCGGCATCATCCTGATCAAATACTGGTTCTCGATCACCGATGAAGAGCAGGAATTCCGCTTCCGCATGCGGATCGAGGATCCCCTGAAGCAATGGAAGCTCTCGCCCATGGATATGGAGAGCCGCGTCCACTGGGAAGACTACACCCGCGCCAAGGAGGACATGCTCGCCCGCACCCATACGGAGACGGCCCCGTGGTGGGTCGTTCAGGCCGTCGACAAGAAGCGGGCGCGGCTTAACTGCATCACCCATCTGCTCGGCCAGATCCCGTATGAGAGCGTGCCGAAATCGGACATCATCCTGCCCGAGCGCGTGCGCAATTCGGATTATTCCCGGCACCCCGTTCCGCCCGAACTTTACGTCCCGGAGCTGTACTGA
- a CDS encoding MFS transporter produces the protein MTTATSSIQPEQGDAAGINWPLLALAVGAFGIGTTEFAPMGLLPVIAEGVNVSIPTAGLLVSAYAIGVMIGAPVMTLTFSRFGKRTALMLLMGIFTIGNLLSALSPDYWTLLAARLVTSLNHGAFFGLGSIVAASVVPKEKQASAVATMFMGLTIANIGGVPAATWIGQQIGWRMAFAGTAGLGLVAIAALWLALPRGEAGTMPDVRRELRVLTRPAVLLAMATTVMGAGAMFTLYTYVAPTLTELTGASEGFVTLALVLIGVGFTIGNGVGGRLADWSLDGATRIFLGALALIMLALPFVLSSHVGAAIGLVVWGAAAFAIVPPVQMRVMQAASEAPGLASSINVGAFNLGNALGAAVGGAVISLGLGYAAVPVAGGLLAAAGLGLVWLGRARPKLKACEA, from the coding sequence ATGACCACTGCAACGTCAAGCATCCAGCCCGAACAGGGGGATGCAGCCGGTATCAACTGGCCGCTTCTCGCCCTGGCTGTGGGCGCCTTCGGCATCGGTACGACCGAATTCGCGCCGATGGGGCTCCTCCCCGTCATCGCGGAGGGGGTGAATGTCTCGATCCCGACCGCCGGCCTGCTCGTCAGCGCTTACGCGATCGGGGTCATGATCGGCGCCCCGGTGATGACGCTGACCTTCAGTCGGTTCGGCAAACGCACCGCGCTGATGCTGCTCATGGGCATCTTCACCATCGGCAATCTCCTCTCGGCGCTGTCACCCGACTACTGGACGCTGCTGGCCGCACGCCTCGTCACCAGCCTCAATCACGGCGCCTTCTTCGGGCTCGGCTCGATCGTCGCCGCGAGCGTGGTGCCGAAGGAGAAGCAGGCCAGCGCCGTCGCAACCATGTTCATGGGATTGACCATCGCCAATATCGGCGGGGTGCCGGCGGCGACCTGGATCGGCCAGCAAATCGGCTGGCGCATGGCCTTCGCGGGCACGGCGGGATTGGGCCTCGTCGCCATCGCGGCGCTGTGGCTGGCCTTGCCGAGGGGCGAAGCCGGCACGATGCCGGATGTCAGGCGCGAACTGCGCGTCCTCACGCGCCCGGCCGTGCTGCTCGCCATGGCGACGACGGTGATGGGAGCTGGCGCCATGTTCACGCTCTACACCTATGTCGCTCCGACCTTGACCGAACTGACCGGCGCCTCAGAGGGCTTCGTCACGCTCGCCCTCGTGCTGATCGGCGTCGGCTTCACCATCGGCAACGGCGTCGGCGGACGGCTCGCCGACTGGTCGCTGGACGGCGCGACCAGGATCTTCCTGGGTGCGCTCGCGCTCATCATGCTGGCGCTGCCCTTCGTGCTGTCCAGCCATGTCGGCGCCGCGATCGGGCTGGTCGTCTGGGGCGCAGCGGCCTTCGCCATCGTGCCGCCGGTCCAGATGCGAGTGATGCAGGCGGCATCGGAAGCGCCGGGCCTGGCCTCTTCGATCAATGTCGGCGCGTTCAACCTTGGCAATGCTCTCGGCGCGGCCGTCGGTGGTGCCGTGATCAGCCTTGGCCTCGGCTATGCGGCCGTGCCGGTCGCGGGCGGGCTGCTCGCGGCGGCAGGGCTGGGCCTGGTCTGGCTCGGACGCGCTCGCCCGAAGCTAAAGGCGTGCGAAGCGTGA
- a CDS encoding LysR family transcriptional regulator → MQITLKQIETFVRLASLRNFRRVAEQMNTTQPNISARISALERVLNQRLFERDAGSVVLTDQGQALLPLAAKALEATEALLQAGDTTSRQSVMRLGVAETVAQTWLHRFLREMAVRFPDVVVELSVDLTFNLQRNLIDGSLDIAFLNGPVSDLSVANLPLGTVALPWVAAPRFAAALPDLAGADDLARFPILTHARNTRPYAEVVDYFKRNSSRLSRPVSSSNLAACLNMTLDGLGIATLPSPLVERFLESGELVALNCDWVPTPMNFTASYVTMPARPIIEAAANLATEVVDWKPNAA, encoded by the coding sequence ATGCAGATCACGCTCAAACAGATCGAAACCTTCGTCCGGCTGGCCTCGCTCAGGAATTTCCGCCGTGTCGCCGAACAGATGAACACGACCCAGCCCAATATTTCGGCGCGCATTTCGGCGCTTGAAAGGGTCCTGAACCAACGCCTGTTCGAACGCGACGCGGGTTCTGTCGTGCTCACCGATCAGGGTCAGGCCTTGCTTCCCTTGGCAGCGAAGGCGCTCGAGGCGACCGAGGCGCTGCTCCAGGCCGGCGACACGACCAGCCGGCAATCTGTCATGCGGCTTGGGGTCGCTGAAACCGTGGCCCAGACCTGGCTGCATCGCTTCCTGCGCGAGATGGCCGTGCGCTTCCCCGACGTCGTCGTCGAACTGAGCGTGGACCTCACCTTCAACCTCCAGCGCAATCTCATCGACGGCTCGCTCGACATAGCCTTCCTCAACGGGCCGGTCTCGGACCTCTCGGTCGCCAATCTGCCGCTGGGAACGGTTGCGCTGCCATGGGTCGCCGCACCCCGCTTCGCGGCAGCCCTGCCCGATCTCGCGGGAGCCGATGATCTCGCTCGGTTTCCCATCCTCACGCATGCCAGGAATACGCGGCCCTATGCGGAGGTCGTCGACTATTTCAAGCGCAACAGCAGCCGGCTCAGCCGCCCGGTCTCATCCAGCAATCTGGCGGCCTGTCTGAACATGACATTGGACGGCCTGGGCATCGCGACCTTGCCATCGCCGCTGGTGGAGCGCTTCCTCGAATCCGGCGAACTCGTCGCCCTCAACTGCGATTGGGTTCCCACGCCGATGAATTTCACCGCGTCCTATGTCACGATGCCGGCGCGGCCGATCATTGAGGCAGCGGCCAATCTCGCGACCGAGGTCGTCGACTGGAAGCCGAACGCAGCCTGA
- a CDS encoding DNA-binding protein, producing the protein MPEPRRHIATPTGFLMVLRQSDDVFARLEALMREEAIPSAFISGLGFAGQVTFGFFDYEKKEYKPKTMHDLELTNLSGTLAWKDGKPSIHAHGTAGDDSFRTFGGHLLALEVGRGSLEISVTVIATRLERAVDPGIGANVLQL; encoded by the coding sequence ATGCCCGAGCCCAGACGCCATATCGCGACACCGACCGGTTTCCTGATGGTCCTGCGTCAGAGCGACGATGTCTTCGCCCGGCTTGAAGCGTTGATGCGGGAGGAGGCAATTCCATCCGCCTTCATCAGCGGCCTGGGCTTTGCCGGCCAAGTGACCTTCGGCTTCTTCGATTACGAGAAGAAGGAATACAAGCCGAAGACGATGCATGACCTGGAGCTGACGAACCTGTCCGGGACGCTCGCCTGGAAGGACGGCAAGCCATCCATCCATGCTCATGGCACAGCCGGAGACGACAGCTTTCGCACCTTCGGCGGCCATCTGCTGGCGCTCGAAGTGGGGCGCGGTTCGCTGGAGATCAGCGTGACCGTGATCGCGACCCGCCTGGAGCGCGCGGTCGATCCCGGCATCGGTGCAAATGTGCTGCAGCTCTGA
- a CDS encoding FAD-binding oxidoreductase, producing MLDDKRSHGLWELSAPPPPPTAALTGAVSADVVVVGAGYTGLSAALHLARAGRSVVVLEAVEIGFGASGRNSGFVNAGLWVMPDDLIATLGPVYGNRLIGLLGEAPREVFALTERYGMQCQADHRGTYHCAVGASGLKQLQARQAQWSRLGAKVELLSASDTQSRTGATGYTGSLFDPRAGTIQPLAYARGLASAAMSEGATIHTGSAVISFGRIGDAWQVKTAGGSVNADWLILATDAYSTGSTSAIREEQVHLPYFHVSTAPLSHNLRKTILPNGGAGWDTKTILSGFRLDAEGRLIVGSVGALRGTGLSIHRAWIKRHIRKLFPQLGEFELETEWYGKIGMTPDHLPRLHSFGPNAIGFNGYNGRGIAPGTVFGRELARLILGEIDIEGMPLPVSEVAMPAFRAMKEAYYEVGAQVAHLPIAPA from the coding sequence ATGCTGGATGACAAGCGGTCGCATGGGCTGTGGGAGCTGTCCGCGCCACCTCCGCCGCCGACCGCCGCTCTGACCGGCGCCGTCTCGGCCGATGTGGTCGTCGTCGGCGCGGGCTATACCGGGCTGTCGGCTGCCCTGCATCTCGCCAGGGCCGGCAGGTCGGTCGTCGTGCTCGAAGCCGTCGAGATCGGCTTCGGCGCGTCCGGCCGCAATTCCGGTTTCGTCAATGCCGGCCTCTGGGTCATGCCCGACGACCTGATCGCGACGCTCGGCCCGGTCTATGGCAACCGCTTGATCGGGCTGCTCGGCGAGGCACCGCGAGAGGTCTTCGCCCTGACGGAACGCTATGGCATGCAATGCCAGGCCGACCATCGCGGGACTTATCACTGCGCAGTCGGCGCCAGCGGCCTGAAGCAGCTTCAGGCGCGCCAGGCGCAGTGGAGCCGGCTCGGTGCCAAGGTCGAACTGCTGAGCGCCAGCGACACGCAGTCCAGGACCGGGGCCACCGGCTATACCGGCTCGCTGTTCGACCCCCGCGCCGGCACGATCCAGCCGCTCGCCTATGCACGCGGCCTGGCGAGCGCCGCGATGAGCGAGGGCGCCACCATCCACACCGGCAGCGCGGTGATCTCGTTCGGCCGTATTGGCGACGCCTGGCAGGTCAAGACCGCCGGCGGCAGCGTCAACGCCGATTGGCTCATCCTGGCCACGGACGCGTATTCGACCGGATCAACCTCCGCCATCCGCGAGGAGCAGGTCCATCTGCCCTATTTCCATGTCTCGACCGCGCCGCTGAGCCACAATCTGCGCAAGACCATCCTGCCGAATGGCGGCGCGGGCTGGGACACCAAGACCATCCTGAGTGGCTTCAGGCTCGATGCGGAGGGGCGGCTGATCGTCGGCAGCGTCGGCGCACTGCGCGGGACCGGGCTCAGCATTCATCGCGCCTGGATCAAGCGGCATATCCGCAAGCTGTTCCCGCAGCTCGGCGAATTCGAGCTCGAGACGGAATGGTACGGCAAGATCGGCATGACGCCGGATCACCTGCCGAGGCTGCACAGCTTTGGCCCGAACGCGATCGGCTTCAACGGCTACAACGGGCGTGGCATCGCGCCGGGTACGGTCTTCGGGCGCGAGCTCGCCCGCCTCATACTCGGCGAGATCGATATCGAAGGCATGCCGCTGCCGGTGTCCGAGGTCGCCATGCCAGCCTTCCGGGCCATGAAGGAGGCCTATTACGAGGTCGGTGCGCAGGTGGCGCATCTTCCGATCGCGCCTGCATGA
- a CDS encoding hydantoinase B/oxoprolinase family protein, producing MTQLSTVSLQVMWNRLISIVEEQAQALIRTAFSTSVREAGDLSAGVYNQAGLMLAQAVTGTPGHVNAMADAVAHFIREIGPANILEGDIYITNDPWMGTGHLHDITVVTPSFYQGRHVGFFACTAHVVDIGGRGFGADANSVYEEGLYIPIMKFADQGKLDQPFVRLVRGNIREPDQVVGDIFALATCNDVGHRRLIGMLDEFALDGLEQVGDFILENSRRATLERIAALPRGEAEGAMLSDGFATPIELRVKVTIGTDEVCVDFAGSSGVDPKGINCPMVYSKAYACYALKCAIAPEIPNNAASLEPFRITAPDNTIVNALHPAPVALRHVIGHLIPDTVYNALDKLLPKTVPAEGAGPLCNFQVSLRPASEAARLAGARRAEVLMFNCGGSGARPTLDGMNTTAFPSGVMTMPIEATEHAGPIIIWRKELRPDSGGAGRFRGGLGQFMEVGAVEGHVFDMSAMFDRVKHPPRGRLGGADGAATEIRLDDGTAMAGKGRQVVPEGRKVMLSLPGGAGYGPATERGRAEVLRDLALGYISAKTAKIDYGLGDAEIAAVEAGLKRGELPSAG from the coding sequence ATGACACAGCTATCCACCGTTTCGCTGCAGGTGATGTGGAACCGCCTGATCTCGATCGTCGAGGAACAGGCCCAGGCCCTGATCCGCACGGCCTTCTCGACCTCGGTGCGCGAAGCCGGCGATCTCTCGGCCGGTGTCTACAACCAGGCCGGGCTGATGCTGGCGCAGGCCGTGACCGGCACGCCCGGCCATGTCAACGCCATGGCCGATGCCGTCGCGCATTTCATCCGCGAGATCGGGCCTGCGAATATTCTCGAAGGCGACATCTACATCACCAACGACCCTTGGATGGGAACCGGGCACCTTCACGACATCACGGTCGTGACGCCGTCCTTCTACCAGGGTCGGCATGTCGGCTTCTTCGCCTGCACGGCTCATGTCGTCGACATCGGCGGGCGCGGCTTCGGGGCGGACGCCAACTCCGTCTATGAGGAAGGCCTCTACATCCCGATCATGAAGTTCGCCGACCAGGGCAAGCTCGACCAGCCCTTCGTCAGGCTGGTGCGCGGCAATATCCGCGAGCCCGATCAGGTCGTCGGCGACATCTTCGCGCTCGCGACCTGCAATGATGTCGGTCATCGCCGGCTGATCGGCATGCTCGACGAATTCGCGCTCGACGGGCTGGAGCAGGTCGGGGATTTCATCCTCGAGAATTCGCGCCGGGCGACGCTGGAGAGGATCGCGGCGCTGCCCCGCGGCGAGGCGGAGGGCGCCATGCTCAGCGACGGCTTTGCCACGCCGATCGAACTCAGGGTCAAGGTCACGATCGGCACAGACGAGGTTTGTGTCGATTTCGCCGGCTCTTCCGGCGTCGACCCCAAGGGCATCAACTGCCCGATGGTCTATTCCAAGGCCTATGCCTGCTATGCGCTGAAATGTGCGATCGCGCCCGAGATCCCCAACAATGCGGCCTCGCTGGAACCATTCCGCATCACCGCGCCGGACAACACGATCGTCAACGCCCTGCATCCGGCGCCGGTCGCGTTGCGCCATGTCATCGGCCATCTGATCCCGGATACGGTCTACAACGCGCTCGACAAGCTTCTGCCGAAGACGGTTCCGGCCGAGGGGGCAGGGCCGCTCTGCAACTTCCAGGTTTCGCTGCGGCCGGCTTCAGAGGCGGCACGCCTGGCCGGGGCGAGGCGTGCCGAGGTCTTGATGTTCAACTGCGGGGGATCGGGCGCGCGTCCGACGCTCGACGGCATGAACACGACCGCCTTCCCATCCGGCGTCATGACCATGCCGATCGAAGCGACGGAGCATGCCGGCCCGATCATCATCTGGCGCAAGGAGCTGCGGCCTGATTCCGGCGGCGCCGGCCGCTTTCGCGGCGGCCTCGGTCAATTCATGGAGGTTGGGGCCGTCGAAGGGCATGTCTTCGACATGTCGGCGATGTTCGATCGCGTGAAGCATCCGCCGCGCGGACGCCTGGGCGGCGCTGACGGCGCCGCGACCGAGATCCGGCTCGACGACGGCACGGCCATGGCCGGCAAGGGGCGCCAAGTCGTTCCCGAGGGCCGCAAGGTCATGCTGTCGCTGCCTGGCGGCGCCGGCTACGGTCCGGCCACTGAGCGCGGCCGCGCCGAGGTGCTGCGCGACCTCGCGCTCGGCTATATCTCGGCCAAGACCGCCAAAATCGATTACGGGCTTGGCGACGCCGAGATCGCGGCGGTTGAAGCCGGACTGAAGCGCGGCGAACTGCCCTCGGCTGGATAA
- a CDS encoding MoaF-related domain-containing protein, whose protein sequence is MSFPLAGQRFEVDYGDLVATNAYAQAGLSLTYEITGGALTGNSATVAFEWRHLFGGTYAISWQEADGSTVVHIDDFEAGRSLAFFTTPDARFFRLEGSLKPLEPVHQN, encoded by the coding sequence ATGTCTTTTCCGCTGGCCGGACAACGCTTCGAAGTCGATTATGGCGATCTCGTCGCCACCAACGCCTATGCCCAAGCGGGCCTCTCGCTGACCTACGAAATCACGGGCGGAGCGCTCACCGGCAACAGCGCGACCGTCGCGTTTGAATGGCGCCATCTTTTCGGCGGTACCTATGCGATCTCCTGGCAGGAGGCCGACGGTTCGACCGTCGTTCACATCGACGATTTCGAAGCAGGCCGCTCATTGGCCTTCTTCACCACTCCCGACGCTCGGTTCTTCCGCCTGGAAGGCAGCCTGAAGCCGCTGGAACCCGTCCACCAGAATTGA
- a CDS encoding NAD(P)-dependent oxidoreductase, which yields MPHYDRILITGAAGRLGSQLRTGLAPLARTIRVADREPLGPLAANEEQAIFDLADMEATMAATEGCDAIVHFGGAPTEREWQTILDAGIRGSYHIYEGARKHGVKRVVYASSVHAIGYHEVGAQISVDAPVRPDCLYGVGKTFVESLSRLYWDKFGIETACLRIFSSFPEPVDRRMLWSYLSFADCVRLVEAALTAPFVGHTISFGTSDNKVKAVDNSGAGHLGYHPQDSSEPFRAKVEANAPALDPKSPAGRYLGGKFCEMGHPDDEATA from the coding sequence ATGCCACATTACGACCGAATTCTGATCACCGGCGCGGCCGGCCGTCTCGGCTCGCAGCTTCGCACCGGCCTTGCGCCGCTGGCCAGGACGATCCGCGTCGCCGATCGCGAGCCGCTCGGCCCGCTTGCCGCCAATGAGGAGCAGGCGATCTTCGACCTTGCGGATATGGAGGCGACGATGGCGGCGACCGAAGGCTGCGATGCCATCGTCCATTTCGGCGGCGCGCCGACCGAGCGGGAGTGGCAGACCATTCTCGATGCCGGCATTCGCGGCTCCTACCACATCTATGAAGGCGCCCGGAAACACGGCGTCAAACGGGTCGTCTACGCGTCGTCGGTCCATGCGATCGGCTATCACGAGGTCGGGGCCCAGATTTCGGTCGATGCGCCGGTTCGCCCCGACTGCCTGTACGGCGTCGGCAAGACCTTCGTCGAAAGCCTGAGCCGGCTCTATTGGGACAAGTTCGGCATCGAGACGGCGTGCCTGCGCATCTTCTCGTCCTTTCCCGAACCCGTCGACCGCCGGATGCTCTGGTCCTATCTGTCCTTCGCCGATTGCGTGCGCCTCGTCGAAGCCGCGCTGACGGCGCCCTTCGTCGGGCACACGATCTCGTTCGGCACCTCGGACAACAAGGTCAAGGCCGTCGACAACAGCGGTGCCGGCCATCTCGGCTACCACCCGCAGGACAGTTCGGAGCCGTTCCGCGCCAAGGTCGAGGCCAACGCGCCGGCTCTCGATCCGAAATCTCCGGCCGGTCGATATCTCGGCGGCAAATTCTGCGAGATGGGCCATCCCGACGACGAAGCGACGGCATGA
- a CDS encoding SDR family oxidoreductase has translation MDLQLTGKTALVTGATAGIGLAIARSLAAEGAKVVICGRSQVNLDTAATAIGGSVRTVLADPASAEGAAALTAAVPDIDILINNLGIYESKAFGEITDEDWRRFFEINVLSGARLSRHYLPGMLARDWGRIIFISSESAVLVPPNMIHYGMTKTAQLAISRGLAATTKGTRVTVNSVLPGTTRSAGIEDFLRSVASDPNLPAGEMEQEYFAKERPSSLIQRMIEPEEVASLVAYLASPLSAATNGAALRVDGGITPTII, from the coding sequence ATGGATCTGCAACTCACAGGCAAGACCGCCCTCGTCACCGGCGCGACCGCCGGCATCGGACTGGCGATCGCCCGCTCACTTGCCGCGGAAGGCGCGAAGGTCGTCATTTGCGGCCGCTCACAGGTCAATCTCGATACTGCCGCCACCGCGATCGGCGGCAGCGTTCGCACCGTGCTCGCCGACCCGGCCAGCGCTGAAGGGGCAGCAGCGCTGACCGCCGCCGTGCCGGACATCGATATCCTCATCAACAATCTCGGCATCTACGAATCCAAGGCGTTCGGCGAGATCACCGACGAGGACTGGCGCCGCTTCTTCGAGATCAACGTCCTGAGTGGCGCCCGCCTCTCGCGGCATTATCTGCCGGGCATGCTTGCGCGTGATTGGGGGCGGATCATCTTCATCTCCAGCGAAAGCGCGGTCCTGGTTCCACCCAACATGATCCATTACGGCATGACCAAGACGGCGCAGCTCGCGATCTCGCGCGGGCTGGCGGCGACGACCAAGGGCACGCGTGTCACTGTCAATTCCGTGCTGCCCGGCACGACGCGCTCTGCGGGCATCGAGGATTTCCTGCGCAGTGTCGCCAGCGACCCGAACCTTCCCGCCGGCGAGATGGAGCAGGAGTACTTCGCCAAGGAGCGCCCGAGCTCGCTGATCCAGCGCATGATCGAGCCTGAGGAGGTCGCCAGCCTTGTCGCCTATCTGGCAAGCCCACTCTCGGCGGCGACGAACGGCGCCGCGCTGCGGGTCGATGGCGGCATCACGCCGACGATCATATGA
- a CDS encoding hydantoinase/oxoprolinase family protein yields MSGVASTQSTSSRDTPSLGNLGADIGGTFTDVVLEIGGETFSAKVLTTYDAPERAIIEGMHRVCAKAGVTPAAIGRIIHGTTLATNALIERRGAKTALITTEGFRDVIEMRTESRFEQYDLNLTLPQPLLPRNRRYTLRERVGANGATLIPLLREDVVRLADEIAQAGYESVAVGLIHSYLDPAHERLVRDVLLERIPGLAVSISSEVSPQMREYERFNTVVANSYVKPMMKRYLASLAAKLADEGCDCPIFLMHSGGGIMSLEGAAEFPVRLVESGPAGGAIYAADVAARFGFDRVLSFDMGGTTAKICLIKNQTPKTSRVFEVARSYRFKKGSGMPISIPVIDMVEIGAGGGSLAQVDSMRQIRVGPESAGSEPGPACYGRGGARPAVTDADVMLGKIDPATFAGGSMVLDIAASRRAVLAHIADPLGMSDETAAFGIVEVVDENMANAARVHAVENGEDLSGYTMIAFGGAAPLHAGRLCEKLGIQRLLVPPGAGVGSAIGFLRAPFSFEATRSVYMRLAAFDASTVRSLLSELENEATTFVRSCDAQAPLSVETKVYMRYVGQGWEIPIDVSHAAPTIDAYRDLFEAEYAKLFSRTVQGLDIEITVWAVNASTAKAVPARAEALGDLVPLTATSQREVFDPAHGARMVAGVFERSQIAVGRVAAGPCVIVEDETTIIVPTGCSATCRSDGCIEIFKHGSEPAKARLAEMVEA; encoded by the coding sequence GTGAGCGGTGTTGCATCGACCCAAAGTACATCGTCCCGAGATACACCGTCTCTTGGCAATCTCGGCGCCGATATCGGCGGCACCTTCACCGACGTCGTGCTGGAGATCGGTGGCGAGACCTTCTCGGCCAAGGTGCTGACCACCTATGATGCGCCCGAGCGCGCCATCATTGAGGGCATGCACCGCGTCTGCGCGAAAGCAGGCGTGACACCCGCCGCGATTGGCCGGATCATCCACGGCACGACGCTCGCCACCAACGCACTGATCGAACGCCGTGGCGCGAAAACGGCGCTGATCACGACGGAGGGCTTCCGCGACGTGATCGAGATGCGCACGGAGAGCCGGTTCGAGCAATACGACCTCAACCTGACGCTGCCCCAGCCCCTGCTGCCGCGTAACCGGCGCTATACGCTGCGCGAGCGCGTCGGTGCCAATGGCGCGACACTCATCCCGCTGCTGCGCGAAGATGTCGTGCGCCTCGCCGACGAGATCGCGCAAGCGGGCTATGAGAGCGTCGCCGTCGGGCTGATCCATTCCTATCTCGACCCGGCGCATGAACGGCTGGTCCGCGATGTTCTGCTGGAGCGCATTCCGGGACTTGCGGTCTCAATCTCCTCCGAGGTTTCGCCTCAGATGCGCGAATATGAGCGCTTCAACACCGTGGTGGCGAACTCTTACGTCAAGCCGATGATGAAGCGCTATCTCGCCAGCCTCGCGGCGAAGCTGGCCGATGAGGGCTGCGACTGCCCGATCTTCCTGATGCATTCGGGCGGCGGGATCATGTCGTTGGAAGGGGCGGCTGAGTTTCCTGTTCGCCTCGTCGAATCCGGGCCGGCGGGCGGGGCGATTTATGCCGCCGATGTCGCGGCGCGCTTCGGCTTCGACCGCGTTTTGTCCTTCGACATGGGCGGGACGACGGCCAAGATCTGCCTGATCAAGAACCAGACGCCGAAAACGAGCCGGGTCTTCGAGGTCGCGCGGAGCTATCGCTTCAAGAAGGGCTCCGGCATGCCGATCTCGATCCCGGTCATCGACATGGTCGAGATCGGCGCCGGCGGTGGCTCGCTCGCCCAGGTCGACTCGATGCGCCAGATCCGGGTCGGTCCGGAGAGCGCTGGGTCGGAGCCGGGGCCGGCCTGCTATGGCCGCGGCGGAGCAAGGCCTGCGGTGACGGATGCCGATGTGATGCTCGGCAAGATCGACCCCGCCACCTTTGCCGGCGGCAGCATGGTGCTGGACATCGCCGCATCGCGCCGGGCCGTACTGGCGCATATTGCCGACCCGCTGGGGATGAGCGACGAGACCGCCGCCTTCGGCATCGTCGAGGTGGTCGATGAAAACATGGCCAATGCCGCCCGGGTCCATGCGGTCGAGAATGGCGAGGATCTTTCCGGCTACACGATGATCGCCTTTGGCGGTGCAGCGCCGCTGCATGCCGGGCGGCTCTGCGAAAAGCTTGGCATCCAGCGTCTGCTCGTGCCGCCAGGCGCCGGCGTGGGCTCGGCGATCGGCTTCCTGCGAGCGCCCTTCAGCTTCGAGGCGACACGCAGCGTCTATATGCGTCTGGCTGCATTCGACGCGTCGACGGTGCGCAGTCTCCTGTCGGAGCTCGAAAACGAAGCCACGACCTTCGTGCGCTCCTGCGACGCGCAGGCGCCGCTCAGCGTCGAGACCAAGGTCTATATGCGCTATGTCGGCCAGGGCTGGGAAATCCCGATCGATGTCAGCCACGCCGCGCCGACGATCGACGCCTATCGCGATCTGTTCGAGGCCGAATACGCCAAGCTGTTCTCCCGGACCGTCCAGGGGCTGGATATCGAGATCACCGTCTGGGCGGTCAATGCGAGCACGGCGAAAGCGGTGCCGGCAAGGGCCGAGGCTCTGGGAGATCTGGTGCCGCTGACGGCGACCTCGCAACGCGAGGTCTTCGATCCCGCCCATGGGGCTCGGATGGTGGCGGGCGTGTTCGAGCGATCGCAGATCGCGGTCGGCCGGGTCGCGGCGGGGCCCTGCGTCATCGTCGAGGACGAAACCACCATCATCGTGCCGACGGGCTGTTCGGCGACGTGCCGCAGCGATGGCTGCATCGAGATCTTCAAACACGGATCCGAGCCTGCGAAAGCGCGCTTGGCCGAGATGGTCGAGGCCTGA